A DNA window from Calliphora vicina chromosome 1, idCalVici1.1, whole genome shotgun sequence contains the following coding sequences:
- the LOC135953697 gene encoding uncharacterized protein LOC135953697: MAAYATLTAAKVFRKNYDLNSDLARQAHTQKVSLRRTALESLCPPRDPPTCMPASERYRTHDGTCNNKRRSRWGAAQMPFNRFLPPEYGDGVDTTRKSADGGPLSSSRFVSLLVHGARDGEAPLTLMLAQWGQLLDHDLTSTAQPRSINGSVPSCCGSKDFHPSCFPIKVPLDDPWLSPLKVRCLEFLRSAPAQRRDCVLSWREQTNQATSYIDASPIYSSSVKSSDNARVFRKGLLIFGRGNPADDVCQRGAIASHCIRSGDGRSGEQPGLLALHHVWVHEHNLIAMKLGEMNLHWSDEKIYQETRRIIGAMFQHITYREFLPIVLGREVVKLFDLELLTSGYYEGYDPKTNPAVANAFSAAAFRFGHSLVQNSYMRCDRFHNVINNNVSLHEEFQRGDIGSVGSLHRLIRGMATQRALKRDEFITPELTNHLFQTPGFPFGLDLAAINIQRGRDHGIPPYTHWRVPCGLTPINTWDEFATVVGPESARRISHAYHSVHDVDLFVGGIAERPVVGGLVGPTFACIIAQQFSNTRKGDRFWYENAGFESSFTPAQLHSIRRVSLASVLCRSVGGGTFQPHIFLPVQFPDNVRLPCGVAPLGDFDISPWLEQDPFASLHIAHTAEQQFAPPTFKPQSQPTFKPQPPPTFKPQPLPDRIFDIMQLETKSPDNTDTPLSDNKAGFSNRNPAISVIKDPPPSLLKQPTQLVQKPHLEFIPTASNGFLIIKNSSKINDKLDLKRKGSAGHVTKQKPVPGVNNKLDKNNRKGSNRHGAIQNTTRRTIIVNNIPIELRTAGRDKAKTKPTDTENEPEARTVNSEIETDTNKTERGQTKIVEENLKFEARVEDIDESLKAKTNDLKSTDHIEDTKTEAQITNSKRTITTGQTKEETRTNNTNAAKENQNEVKETEQDKSEKTSKTQATIPEHKEKNERNDSTLNPTETESLSSQAEVVHKIMTITQNLQNSELKNVTITTDPMKDTNDSDIDPMVQVIPVEHKRVQRKLIPSAFTDKLKDKLKLTNSNTVGNRNITLHYANRTLTTKSPSKASRTTVRSVELRQYQNRPSFTKTPQKVIVDSVNGDNQYEIEINIRQTNKSPKPLHSTPYTGDYTNIYKPSQFDRYTTNYQTTPIYAYYQPAPTQISPIIQNQRTRPPTIIYVDEHEERTTTKQPGFLQSIVGWNLATKRPLPASIGFNERPSFESIIGSPHSTANVQPAYPNQRPPSQMAGISSFSQAQVGTAGVVQASSGSVSNGNFGTIAGFASANGADSTFSFNIRPKPDKTQINRPTANGGNYGLSIPPRNHWYAQNTEYANLPPAAGQQMNTHELPYRENVNSPFSSTNSQTYYIRKKTGPQRKEALTLTQAQELEDYDYIGRTLQPLHNITTTDDESQDKDEDYEYDEDYGTSPLLRKFNEDGYLRPEHMIGTVLKIVHDKTEVDSMNLTANKNNQTVDDNYVLPVLNNTKELPHDLPLDLPTPLNTNFSTDYPDSLAKHLNNDIFAEDNDDETISKNSETIAKEKTNVLREVQRKRHRNRHKNKNNIRNHEKIAFAPLNILTKPERPDNWVFYESPRQNEPLLPQIPEIKMDPVPSAEIPKPFKENIWLDLAKIKKRIALQFQGPLGHLTQQTINNFQQKPDNTNSTDKNSKEINIMNTNSTSTETFTVTDKDTLTKLEPTDATNIKLQDFPDKIETNSTETFDHLKV, from the exons ATGGCCGCTTATGCCACTTTGACAGCTGCTAAAGTTTTTCGTAAAAA CTATGATCTGAATAGTGATTTAGCCCGCCAGGCCCATACCCAGAAGGTGTCTTTGAGACGTACTGCTTTGGAGAGTTTGTGTCCACCACGAGATCCTCCTACTTGTATGCCAGCCTCTGAGAGGTATCGTACACATGATGGTACTTGCAACAATAAAAGAAGATCCCGCTGGGGAGCTGCACAAATGCCTTTCAATCGTTTTCTGCCGCCCGAGTATGGAGATGGTGTGGATACCACTCGCAAATCGGCAGATGGAGGACCATTGTCTTCCTCCAGATTTGTAAGTTTACTGGTGCATGGAGCACGGGATGGTGAAGCGCCTTTGACATTGATGTTGGCCCAATGGGGTCAGCTGTTGGATCATGATTTAACATCCACAGCGCAACCAAG ATCTATTAACGGCTCTGTGCCCAGTTGTTGTGGCAGTAAAGATTTCCATCCCTCTTGTTTTCCCATCAAAGTGCCCTTGGATGATCCCTGGCTATCGCCTTTAAAGGTGCGCTGTTTGGAGTTTCTACGCTCTGCTCCGGCTCAACGTCGTGATTGTGTTTTATCTTGGCGTGAACAAACCAATCAGGCCACTTCCTACATTGATGCTTCCCCCATTTACTCCAGCAGTGTCAAGTCTTCGGATAATGCTAGAGTCTTTCGCAAAGGCTTATTGATATTTGGTCGTGGCAATCCAGCCGATGATGTCTGCCAACGAGGTGCCATTGCTTCGCATTGCATTAGATCTGGTGATGGCCGCAGTGGCGAACAACCCGGCCTCTTGGCTTTGCATCATGTCTGGGTCCATGAACATAATCTTATAGCCATGAAATTGGGTGAAATGAATTTGCACTGGAGTGATGAGAAAATCTATCAGGAAACTAGACGTATTATAGGCGCCATGTTCCAGCATATAACATATAGAGAATTTCTGCCCATAGTGTTGGGACGAGAAGTGGTCAAACTATTTGATTTGGAGCTTTTGACAAGTGGCTATTATGAGGGTTATGATCCTAAAACAAATCCCGCAGTGGCCAATGCTTTTTCAGCGGCCGCTTTTCGTTTTGGTCATTCTTTGGTACAAAATTCCTACATGAGATGTGATCGTTTTCATAATGTTATAAATAACA ATGTAAGTTTGCATGAAGAGTTCCAGCGCGGCGATATAGGTTCAGTAGGCTCATTACATCGTTTGATAAGAGGCATGGCCACTCAAAGAGCCTTGAAGAGAGATGAATTTATAACGCCAGAACTTACTAATCATTTATTCCAAACTCCAG GTTTTCCCTTTGGCTTAGATTTGGCAGCCATTAACATACAACGTGGTCGAGATCATGGCATACCTCCTTATACCCACTGGCGTGTGCCCTGCGGCTTGACGCCCATAAACACCTGGGATGAATTTGCTACTGTAGTGGGTCCCGAGTCGGCAAGACGCATCAGTCATGCTTATCACAGTGTACACGATGTCGATCTGTTTGTGGGCGGCATTGCCGAACGGCCAGTTGTAGGTGGCTTAGTAGGACCTACATTTGCCTGTATTATTGCTCAACAATTTAGTAATACTCGCAAGGGTGATCGATTTTGGTATGAAAATGCTGGTTTCGAAAGTTCCTTTACACCAGCTCAACTTCATTCTATACGCCGTGTATCATTAGCTTCGGTATTATGTCGTTCTGTTGGAGGAGGAACTTTCCAGCCGCATATTTTCTTACCGGTACAATTTCCCGACAATGTGCGTTTACCTTGCGGAGTGGCGCCTTTAGGTGATTTCGATATTAGCCCTTGGCTAGAACAAGATCCTTTTGCTTCACTTCATATCGCGCATACAGCGGAACAACAATTTGCACCGCCGACCTTTAAACCACAATCTCAACCGACCTTTAAACCACAACCTCCACCGACCTTCAAACCACAACCTCTACCGGACCGTATATTTGACATTATGCAGTTGGAAACAAAATCACCAGATAATACTGACACTCCCCTTAGCGACAACAAGGCAGGATTCTCTAATCGCAATCCGGCCATATCTGTAATCAAAGACCCACCACCAAGTCTGCTCAAGCAACCCACACAATTAGTTCAAAAACCACATCTTGAATTCATACCGACGGCATCAAATGGTTTTCTTATCATTAAGAACTCCTCGAAAATCAATGACAAACTGGACTTGAAGCGCAAAGGATCAGCAGGACATGTTACGAAACAGAAACCTGTACCGGGTGTCAATAACAAATTAGACAAGAACAATCGTAAGGGAAGCAACAGACATGGGGCAATACAGAACACTACCCGAAGAACCATTATAGTGAATAACATACCAATAGAACTGAGAACTGCTGGCAGAGACAAAGCTAAAACAAAGCCTACAGATACAGAAAACGAACCAGAAGCAAGGACTGTCAACTCGGAAATTGAGACAGATACTAACAAGACTGAACGCGGACAAACAAAAATTGTggaagaaaatttgaaatttgaagcCAGAGTAGAAGATATAGACGAATCGTTAAAGGCTAAAACTAATGACCTTAAAAGTACAGATCACATTGAGGACACGAAAACAGAAGCTCAAATTACGAACTCTAAAAGAACGATAACTACAGGACAAACAAAAGAAGAGACTAGAACAAATAATACAAATGCAGCAAAAGAGAACCAAAACGAAGTGAAAGAAACAGAACAGGACAAATCTGAAAAGACTTCTAAAACTCAGGCGACAATTCCAGAACATAAAGAGAAAAACGAACGAAACGACTCTACTTTAAATCCAACAGAGACTGAATCACTTTCTAGCCAGGCTGAAGTAGTCCACAAAATCATGACaattacacaaaatttacaaaactctGAACTGAAAAATGTGACTATAACAACTGACCCAATGAAGGACACGAATGACTCTGACATTGATCCCATGGTTCAAGTAATCCCTGTCGAACATAAACGAGTACAACGTAAACTTATACCTTCTGCCTTTACGGACAAACTCAAAGACAAATTAAAACTAACAAATTCGAATACTGTGGGCAACAGAAATATTACCTTGCACTATGCCAATCGAACATTGACAACAAAATCGCCATCTAAAGCCAGTCGTACAACTGTACGCTCAGTCGAACTAAGACAATACCAGAACAGACCCTCCTTCACTAAAACTCCTCAGAAGGTTATAGTAGACTCGGTGAATGGAGACAACCAATACGAAATTGAAATAAACATACGACAGACAAATAAGAGTCCGAAACCTTTACACAGCACGCCCTATACCGGGGACTATACAAATATCTATAAACCAAGTCAATTTGACCGTTATACCACTAACTATCAGACCACACCCATTTACGCCTACTACCAACCAGCACCGACTCAAATTTCACCTATAATTCAAAATCAAAGGACCAGACCTCCCACCATAATATATGTTGACGAGCATGAAGAGCGTACGACCACTAAACAGCCAGGTTTCTTACAGAGTATAGTGGGTTGGAATTTGGCCACCAAGAGGCCTTTACCTGCCTCCATAGGCTTCAATGAAAGACCCAGTTTTGAGAGTATTATAGGAAGTCCTCATAGTACCGCTAATGTTCAACCTGCATATCCAAATCAAAGACCACCCTCTCAGATGGCTGGCATTTCGAGCTTTAGTCAAGCTCAAGTGGGAACAGCAGGTGTTGTGCAAGCTTCCAGTGGCTCAGTAAGCAATGGCAATTTCGGTACTATCGCAGGTTTTGCCAGTGCTAATGGGGCAGACAGTACATTCAGTTTTAACATACGACCAAAACCAGACAAAACTCAAATCAACAGACCAACTGCTAATGGGGGAAATTATGGATTATCCATACCACCCCGCAATCACTGGTATGCACAAAACACGGAATACGCCAATTTGCCTCCAGCAGCAGGACAACAAATGAACACTCACGAACTACCTTATAGGGAAAATGTGAACAGCCCTTTTTCCTCCACTAACTCACAGACCTACTACATACGTAAAAAGACGGGACCACAACGTAAGGAAGCCTTGACACTGACACAAGCTCAAGAATTGGAAGACTATGACTATATAGGACGCACGCTACAACCTCTACACAACATAACAACAACGGACGATGAAAGTCAGGACAAGGACGAAGACTATGAATATGATGAAGATTACGGCACTTCGCCTTTACTAAGAAAATTCAATGAGGATGGTTACCTTAGACCCGAACATATGATAGGAACTGTATTAAAAATTGTCCATGACAAAACTGAAGTGGACTCGATGAATCTGACAGCCAACAAGAACAATCAAACTGTTGACGATAATTATGTTTTGCCAGTTTTAAACAATACGAAAGAGTTACCTCATGACTTACCCCTGGACTTGCCTACTCCTTTAAATACTAACTTTTCAACAGACTATCCCGATTCACTGGCGAAACATTTAAACAATGACATATTTGCTGAGGACAATGATGACGAGACCATTTCGAAAAACAGTGAGACTATAGCTAAAGAAAAGACTAATGTTTTAAGAGAAGTTCAACGTAAAAGACATAGAAATCGGCATAAGAACAAGAATAATATAAGAAATCATGAGAAAATAGCATTTGCTCCCCTTAATATCTTGACAAAGCCAGAAAG GCCTGACAATTGGGTATTTTACGAGTCCCCTAGGCAAAATGAACCTTTACTGCCGCAAATACCTGAAATCAAAATGGATCCTGTGCCCTCGGCGGAAATTCCCAAgccttttaaagaaaatatttggttAGACTTGGCTAAGATTAAGAAAAGAATTGCTTTACAATTTCAAGGACCTTTGGGACATCTGACACAACAAACCATTAATAACTTCCAACAAAAACCAGACAATACGAACTCAACAGACAAAAATTCTAAggaaataaatattatgaataCAAACTCGACTTCTACAGAAACTTTTACAGTTACGGACAAGGACACTTTAACGAAACTTGAACCTACCGACGCAACGAACATAAAGTTACAAGACTTTCCGGATAAAATAGAGACAAATTCGACTGAAACTTTTGACCATTTAAaagtttaa
- the LOC135964204 gene encoding uncharacterized protein LOC135964204: protein MDHSSRSHIYIDLSSSDEDEEDEFSLAETSDTDEEDDHMRRGPNRYSHNNRLGEETKKFPPQENLANKLMKREYMGNSRRTKSFFANVPTRLSFCLKDLIPPNFIQGQVFMGLSACGQFLLSYKFCSSENASLSHYSFSMRFKYTLFFWIYQPFKPLRNFYKCCLFDDHGVDNMKKVSMIQWKNCDPRILIVHGASEDEHEDSYITYVKVPKLGCLDCKKLREFEEDDGYFRRHILCLKCNLTIHTKYSTTDSDRKFEPNIHLICPERILLNSNGFFHMLHIRLEQAPREQQKQQQQSAINQHQNSLSHLMQRPLNTGDNCNSNINNNNMATSSNIDVPPERCTPISDLTDTFSIDSQSTNSQTNVVARIIEDFADVETDSTHSGSGVISISQLANSLRSSGSSQNDSPISVSRKSCEELIFNCNTNSTSRLNAMSPAAINSATTSTTSSICVSGAAAVVTATNSNTVVAGTVAGVNKNNSSLMQKGPRQRHRIVTKSFRKGVSIFFSSAGLKANITSPNTSTSSNGGSNTSNNSNNDRAAAYEFSEENEKCEKISILRKRRLADRKYEFSEDNSENIIPFTKTRTSNTFSSFLSNTNTGSHSPRHNLTHLHSISPYASPSSSPHTHHPTAAALSPLHRTCTSPLGFRSPPSTSGLVTQSSGGVAGSSVMRSPSRHLVANHFYNNQKSPPHNFAHTLSPATQYMLSFKPHGTLSPLQLSMTKRSHLEVGGSLSPNHQLSVFLSPRRDEYRSVVEVPLQGGAMSEKPVCTKKFLRRFVEEDDAASIITSVEDDCISPGYHILLPMEVHGSCYSEMQMISKASYQQLRCSSVVIEQHSFDMETFTYYAISTLCQKNQKTYDFFYDWAYELINVCPISLTVFCILMAHFSAREEVSSCLNCSRKLSCAFHRREYECRVLFTWNMLTGEWDILDFGELQDYNHYKYSPKGNFSPNVTLQQRAKKLAREMAQTLHKLPDYTSNLRILESNVKKSMKSVTDIDNMIEFSLKKRPQTLD from the exons ATGGACCACAGTAGCCGTAGTCATATTTACATTGATTTATCATCCTCCGACGAGGATGAGGAAGATGAATTCTCCTTGGCTGAAACTTCTGACACCGACGAAGAGGATGATCATATGCGTAGAGGTCCTAATAGATATTCCCATAATAATAGATTGGGGGAAGAGACGAAAAAATTTCCACCACAAGAAAATTTGGCAAATAAGCTAATGAAACGAGAA TATATGGGCAATAGCCGGAGGACAAAGTCTTTTTTCGCTAATGTGCCAACTAGATTATCATTTTGTCTTAAGGATTTAATACCACCAAATTTTATACAAGG GCAAGTGTTTATGGGTCTTTCTGCGTGTGGCCAATTTTTGTTAAGCTACAAATTCTGCAGCAGTGAGAATGCTTCGCTCAGCCATTACTCTTTCAGTATGCGCTTTAAGTACAC tttatttttctgGATTTATCAACCCTTTAAGCCGCTGCGCAATTTTTACAAATGCTGCCTTTTCGATGATCATGGCGTTGACAATATGAAAAAAGTCAGCATGATACAGTGGAAAAATTGTGATCCTCGCATTTTAATTGTCCATGGTGCTTCCGAAGATGAACATGAAGACTCCTATATAACTTATGTAAAAGTTCCTAAATTGGGCTGTTTAGATTGCAAAAAACTAAGAGAATTCGAAGAGGATGATGGGT ATTTCAGACGACATATCCTCTGCCTCAAATGTAATTTAACTATACATACGAAATATTCAACTACAGATTCCGATCGTAAATTTGAACCAAATATACATTTAATCTGTCCCGAGCGCATTTTATTAAACTCTAATGGGTTTTTTCATATGTTGCACATACGCTTGGAACAAGCACCCAGggaacagcaaaaacaacagcaacaaagtGCAATAAATCAGCATCAAAACTCATTAAGTCATTTAATGCAGAGACCTCTCAATACAGGGGACAATTGTAACAgcaatattaacaataataatatggCTACATCTTCTAATATTGATGTACCACCAGAAAGATGTACTCCCATATCGGATCTAACCGATACCTTTAGCATAGATAGTCAATCAACAAACTCACAAACTAATGTGGTCGCTCGCATAATTGAAGATTTCGCCGATGTCGAAACTGATTCAACACACTCTGGCAGTGGTGTTATAAGCATTTCACAATTGGCCAATAGTCTGAGATCATCGGGCTCCAGTCAAAATGATTCACCCATATCAGTGTCAAGGAAATCTTGCGAAGAATTGATATTTAATTGCAATACAAATAGTACTAGTCGTTTAAATGCCATGTCACCAGCAGCCATAAATAGTGCCACCACCTCTACAACGTCATCAATTTGTGTTAGTGGTGCTGCAGCGGTTGTAACAGCTACAAATAGTAATACAGTGGTGGCTGGGACAGTAGCTGGTGTAAATAAGAATAATAGCTCACTTATGCAAAAAGGACCCCGCCAAAGACATCGCATAGTTACTAAATCTTTTCGCAAGGGAGTTTCCATATTCTTTTCCTCTGCTGGGCTAAAAGCTAATATTACCTCACCCAATACCTCAACTTCCTCTAATGGTGGCAGTAATACATCTAATAACAGCAATAACGATAGAGCCGCTGCCTATGAATTTTCGGAAGAGAATGAAAAGTGTGAAAAGATTTCCATATTGCGCAAACGTAGATTAGCTGATCGTAAATATGAATTTTCCGAAGATAATTCAGAAAatattataccctttaccaagaCTCGAACTTCCAATACATTCAGTTCCTTTTTGAGTAACACCAACACGGGCAGTCACTCGCCCCGCCACAATCTAACACATTTGCATAGTATCTCTCCCTATGCCTCGCCCTCATCGTCGCCACACACTCATCATCCCACAGCGGCTGCTTTATCGCCTTTACATCGTACTTGCACCTCGCCATTGGGTTTTAGATCTCCGCCATCAACTTCAGGCCTAGTAACACAATCAAGTGGCGGTGTTGCCGGTAGTAGTGTAATGCGTTCACCCAGTCGCCATCTGGTAGCCAATCATTTCTATAACAATCAAAAATCTCCACCACATAATTTCGCCCACACTCTGTCACCTGCTACGCAATACATGTTAAGTTTTAAACCACATGGCACCCTCTCGCCTCTGCAGTTATCCATGACAAAGCGATCACATCTGGAGGTGGGCGGTTCCCTGTCGCCAAATCATCAGCTATCGGTGTTTTTGTCGCCACGCAGGGATGAATATCGTTCAGTGGTGGAGGTGCCACTGCAGGGCGGTGCCATGTCGGAAAAGCCTGTGTGTACAAAGAAGTTTTTAAGACGTTTTGTCGAAGAAGATGATGCCGCCTCGATTATAACAAGTGTTGAAG ATGATTGCATTTCCCCCGGCTATCACATACTATTGCCCATGGAGGTACATGGCTCCTGCTACTCGGAAATGCAAATGATTTCGAAAGCTTCCTACCAACAGCTGCGCTGTTCTAGTGTGGTTATAGAGCAGCATTCATTTGATATGGAAACCTTTACCTACTATGCCATCAGTACATTGTGCCAGAAGAACCAGAAGACCTATGATTTCTTTTATGACTGGGCCTATGAACTGATAAAT GTCTGTCCTATATCTCTTAcggtattttgtattttaatggcCCACTTTTCGGCCCGTGAAGAAGTATCCTCCTGCTTGAATTGCTCACGCAAACTTAGTTGTGCTTTTCATAGGCGCGAATATGAATGTCGTGTTTTGTTCACCTGGAATATGCTGACTGGTGAATGGGATATTTTGGATTTTGGTGAACTTCAAGACTACAACCATTACAAATACAGTCCAAAAGGTAATTTCTCACCCAATGTTACACTGCAACAAAGGGCGAAAAAGTTGGCCCGTGAAATGGCCCAGACTCTGCACAAACTACCAGATTATACCAGCAACCTAAGAATACTTGAATCGAATGTTAAGAAATCTATGAAATCTGTAACCGATATTGATAATATGATTGAATTCTCTTTGAAAAAACGGCCTCAAACATTGGATTAA